The DNA region AATGCAGCTGCTTTGACTCACCAACACGCCTGCTTTATCACAGATACACATTTGGATTTTCTATAATAGTTGGACAGGTTCACCAGACTTCACTGGTGATTCTTGATGCTGGGTTCTAACATGCAGAGTACATGTTAGCAGAAGATGCTAAGAAGAGTTGTGATACCATGTGGCTTCTCATGCAGAATTTGTCCTGACCTCAGCTTCCACTACTGTGTGTTGCTCCAAATTCAGTCCGTTCAGTCCGTTGTTAGTGGAGGATGCGGTGAAGGTAGCGTTCAGGGTGGCTGGCACCCTCATGTCTCATCACACCCAGCCTCCATGACGAAGGTTTAAAGGGGTTTGGGTTCTCTGGGATGTCTTCCTCAGTCACTGCCAGAAATTCTCCCGAACGGGGTGCTATGTCGGCCTCCTCATCCTCAACAGTGTAGCCTGATAATGGCTCCTCAATCCTGAAAGACAGATGTTACTGTAGTTGACTGCACTTTTACAGGCCTACTGTACATATTACACAATGCACATTAGATCACATAGAAATTTGTGAATTCAGGTTCTGTAAATTATAATCTTTTGGCCTGAACATCAAATAAACATGTGGCTGCTCTAGGATGGtagaatgaaaaaaagtcaccgTTGTCTTTAATTCTCATGAAAAGGAAAAGAGGAATAGACTTTCAGCAACTGATATGAAGATGGTGCATCCCTGTTATTATCAATTTAGACGCTATAGCAACCTTTGACAAAACCTCTAAGAACtattcaaacacagctgtaactCAGCATTAAGCAGAAGCAGAGATCCTAGGTGATTTTGAAACTATAGTATCAAGACAACAAGATCAgaagtctacagccatgctagcgtCTGTGAGGTCGAACTCAGGCACAGCAGTGCTTAGAGCTAAGCtaatatcagcatgctaacattctcACATTTATAAAGTTAAAATTCTAACATTGAGAGGGGATAATGTTTACCTTGTTTACAATCTTTGTCgagagtgttagcatgctaacatgtgctAATTCGCACTAAACTCAGAAGTAACTGAAGCTAATGGGAatgtcattcatttatttgtagaCATGCTGGACAAATGGAAATGTAGTTGAAAAGATACAGTAAGGGATCACCAAAATTCTTCCATAGGGGAACACAAATGTCTGcatcaaatttcatggcaaGCTATCCAACTGCTGAGTTATTTCAGACTGGACCAAAGTGGCGGACCaccatgttgttgtttaaaCTACACTTCCCTGTAGACTCATGCCACCATTTTCCTATTCAGCGGCACTTCTTTACTCCTCCGACAAATCTAATTTCATCTCAGCGAGGAATGTCGAAAGCAAAGCAtgatagtttgtgtgtgtgtgtgtgtgatggtatGCAGAGAGGAGGACACAGTCTTGTGAGGTCATGCTGAGTTTGTTAGGCACATGACAGTTTACATGCTGCATTTCAAGATGCAGAAGGAGTCTGGAATCAAGCTAGACAGGATCTTGAACCCCTACAAGTTCATACCTAAAATGACTATAGTAGACAGTGAGAGAACAGAGTACATGCAAATGAGATTAAGAAAACGTTTCActccttttcattttaactcctCATCTACACACCACTTTTCACATCCTGTCTTTACTTTGTGTTGGCCTCCTGCCATTTGACACAGACACTTACCTGAGATACCCTGATGTCCTGAGCCACTTGTGGTCCTTGTGTCCCTCCACTCTGATACCCGCTTTATTCCTCGCTCGGACTCGGAGCCCCACCAAGGCCTGGGCCAGCcctgcctcttcctctctgtcctccccttcctcctccttcccgtCCTCTGCCCCCTCCATGTCTGCATCCATACCTCGCCACACCAGCTTCGCCCGATGTTCAGCATCTCTGTCTCCTGCTGTTCTGAACAGCCTGTGCAGCTGGTGCAGGTTGACTCCCGTAAAGATGTTGGAGCATGCAGACTTCCTGCTTCGTTGACTGGAAAGTTTCCACTGTACATGTAGGCCATCCTCGGGGGAGGTGGATGCTGGGGCCTCTGCCATGTTGCGTGGATGGAGAGCTTTCAGGACAGGAGGACAGTATCAAGGGGGAAGGTGCCTGATAGGGAGGTAAGCTGAAGGGGAGAAAGGAGGGAGACACCAAACTGGTCAACTAATGAGATCACAGCCACAAGCAAAGCTCAAAGCTTCAGCCAGCAGACACAATTCCATGCCATGGCTGCAGCCCAAACACCTAGTTACCTTTCCTGTCTGATAAAGTCTTAACAGACAGGAAATAGGTGTCTGATAAAGTCTTATCAGTCAGGCGTCTAGTCAAGCGTAGTTGTTTATGACCCAAATAATTAACAAAGAAAATAGCTGACAGcttaatcaaattaataatgAGATGGGTGTTTTTCCCCTCGATTTATTCTTTGGGCCATAAAGTGTCACgaaactgtgaaaaatgtccatcacaattTTCCAAATCCCAAGTTGGACAGTTAAAACCCCCAAAAATTTAATCTGATATCATAATTGCACTGAAGAAGCTGAAAGTAGTAGATatgtggaatttttttttgctttttggagatagtgtttttttgtttttttttacctgaatgCTACTGATATGGAAAAAGGGATGGAAGCCATATTGTTACTCTGTGGCATACACCTATTCCTATACACACAGGCTAGctatagaataaataaatattaaatgctATAAGTTAACCTTTTGTCTCATGTGTTTTAATTGGTATTATTCAGTTATCATGACATATTGAAATAGCCAGTAGCACCAACTCTTCCTTATGTAATGCtccattaataattaataattaacttACTTCCATATAGTACCCTGGCTTAATTTGGTTACAGCTGTCTGCTATGGCAAGACAAATACATTATAAATTGTTTGCACTAAAGGAAAAACATCTATATTATTTTAAACACtggcagaatgaagtataattAGAGTGCTTACCTTCTGCGTTGCAGTTTGAATGATGTGCTAATGAAACAAAGAGTAAACATGCATCACCGGCAGGCAGACAGTCTGATTACTCAGTCAGCATCCAGACTACAACCTTCACACTAATGCCGAGCCGACCCACTTCCGACCTGCGCGTCAGTGGCGCGCGGAGCTGCGGGGGGAACGTAAAGGGAATAATCAAAGAGTAATCCATTAATGACGTCAGTGCCGAGGAGCATGCTCACCTTAAAAACAAGAGGCAGTCTGacaagaaagaggaaaaacaaaccgACAGGAGTCATTGAGTCCAAGACACAATTAAGGCATTAAAAGATCCTGCGATTTCAAACACTACACTGAGAGCAGTATAGTGGTTCAGACAGCCTCCAGACAAACTGTgggacacacaaacagagatgtAGGGAAGTCAAAGTAAACAGAATGTCCACATAGTGTTTTGTATTTAACATGCTGCAATGTAACTAAAGCCTAACTCAAACTACCAACTTTCTGTCAATAATAAAATGGAGGAGTAAAAAAAGAGTAAAGTAGGCTACTTAAGAACTGCACTTATGTAGACTGTATTACTATCCTCATATGagcacatcacattttgggtttactttaTCCTTATGCTTAATTCTACTTAATCCGGACCTGTTGTCTTCGTTCATGGACACTTCTTTGTCCTAACTAGTGGTAGTAAgaacacaatacactaatccatgtaaaaacaagatggcagccatctctgccaaatcagtctgcagctgattctgacacaaaagtgggcaaggtccaaaacctgatcacattttatgagtgaaacttatttatttatgattaataatgtttatagtttgatatggcaacaaatttgaccaattttagcaacagttacAAACTCAGACACCGTTAATTGGGAAGTACTCGAGTGGGGACATTGGGACTTGATTATCGTTGactatgttttttatttatacttattgggtcctactgatccctaACAGCTAGGACAAATTTAAAATGCTTACCAAACAAAAGTCCAGGTCTCAAGAGGATATGTATTAAGTTATTTCCAACACTGGTAATTAGTCTTTCTGCAGTGATAGTTTTATTAGATCAGGTAAATGGTGCACTTGACATTATATCAATGGTTGATTGattaattaacttttttttatcaatcaTTCAGCCAATCACTCAATCGTTTGTCACGTGGAATTATACAAGGTAAAACTCCAAAGAAATGTGATCCCAGCTACTTTAACTCGTGCACTGTAGTTTAGTCCCTTTGTTGCATCTTCTTAACATCACTGGCTGCTGCTTCATTATTACTTATGTTTTTGGGTATCATGGTTTCTGGCTGTGGAATGTTTTAACTGTCCACATGTCCTGACCTTAACAAAATGGCTGCATGGTCACTTCTCTCAAATATGGGCAGCACCGCACTGCAGCCTCCTTTGAACAAtgtatagcagtgatccacagcaggaccgggacagcacctcacattcccactgacacaccagtccttattcacccTGTGGGCACATATTTGAACATACACAATAAAAATGTACCCAGTACAAACCTGTAGTGCACACTAACACTCTAAGTGGTTATAAATGAGATTAATGGAGTGAAACTGTTAAAGTATTACAAGTCTCATTATGAGTGCTCCAGTTAACCTTTAGGTCCAATGCTGATATGGTTGAACTAGTTGCCTGTTGCCTGTATTGCATCATATCTCATGGTGACAGCTTTTAGATCTCTGTTTAACTCAAAAAGCCTATCTCCTCTGAGCTGTTGATGTAAGTACATGGTGAATAGATTAAATTAAGCATGACTGGATCCTTTTGTATAACGATGAACCACCAGGGGGCGCCATTTTCCTACCAATTTTTGAAATAGATCTATTCAGACTCCAGACTGTACACCAAACATAGTTTCTAAATTTACACCGCAAATGCTGGATTAAAATGTGAGTTAGATATAAAATAACAGAGACAGGGTCTGTTGTATTTGTATTCATTTGATATCAATTGTAAAAATTAACAGGTTTGAAAAGACTCATAGTTTTGATCAAATCCATTTGGGGCTCTCTCAACACTCTTAAAGCTGTGACACAGGACAGTCCATGACATGTGAGGAGCTTTATTGATGCACTATAACAACACAGTGTTATTTTTAATTCTAtctaacctttatttaaccagaaaaacctctcgagattaaaaatctctttttcaagtgtCCTTGTCAAGACATGAAGCAACctaagttacagacagacaacatagaacaaaaatacagaataaaaatgtagagctctaaaacaagcaatataaaacataaaaaaggttACTACAAAGGAAAGCCAAAAACTATGTTAATATATATTAGAAATGAACCATGAcaacacaaaaaacagcaaCTACACATGATTACATAGACCAGCTAAGACGCGCTGTGACAGTGGCATATAGTACATTGTGTATGCCGAGAGGAACCACTGAGTGCAGATAAATGCTCGCTTGCCAAACTCTGTACGTACCCTCAGTACAGACAATGACAACATGTTCTGTGAACAGAGAGCATagccattttcaattttttgttTAATGTACACATATAAGTATGCTGGAAGTAGACCAAGAACAGCTATGCAGTCTATGAAACTGTAAGGAGAGCCAGCCAACCCGAGCGTACAGGATACAGTGATGAGTTTGTGGCTTACAGTTGGTAATAAATCTCAGTGCACCATGGTACACTGAGTCCAGAGCATACAAACACTGGGTGGGTGCATTCATATATAATACATCCCCATAATCATGTTGCTTCTGTAGATATTACTAGGTGACTTCTGTGTGGAAATAACTGCCTCTCTGCCCTTTCAGCTACAGACGAGCATCCCATTGTCTATAAGGGTTACAATTATTGCCAGCCAAtgctttaaaatatataaaaacacaaaaatactaaaaataaaataaaatgaaataacccagggtgggggagcccttctgtgtggagtttccTTATTTTCCCTGTATGCGcttgggttttctctgggtactccggcttcctcccacagtccaaagacatacaatGATATAATGAACACCAAGTTTATTTTGGTATCAGAttatcttattttgaaaattcacatgGCTGTCTTAAACTCCTGTAGAaaagttgacattttttttgggATAGGTTCCAGCTCAAccatgaccctcaagaggataaatggttatggaaaatgtatgaatgaatgaatgaatgaatgaaaatgaaattaaataaaattaataataatattatagataataataataataataataataatcagctaataaaataaaataccttTTGATGGTCAAAGAGCAATTCGACAATTATTTGAAATCTTAAATTCAAAACAATGGAAAATGAAATTCATTATTGTAAAAAGGAAGTGGCACATGACTTTCTAATCAATAAATTATttctgtaaatatataaatataatgtcGTTTAGAAACTGTTAGTAACAAGAACTATTATTGTGCTAACAAGAACTCTGACAGAACTTCAGACATTGACACTGAACTCATCACagcttttttgtttctttcctaAAGCACCTGAAGGCAACCTAATTAAACCAGATCAATTAACAGGTGTGTCATGGCTACTTTTAAACGCGCGTGGATCCTCCTCAAAGTCTTCAACTGTCATTTCTCTCCTCTCAGAAGCTGATACTGTTACTGGCCTTTGTCTTTTGAACCGGTCATGAGTGGGCTTTTTGCTGGGCTGCAGAGGGCTCGACGGGCTCTTGGCCACAGAGCAGGTGTGATGATGCAACAACGAGCAGGTCACATTCACTGCAAACCACCTAAAGATAACATTGGCATTGTGGTAAGTTTACAAATGGGTTAAGTTGTCTTGTAGCTGGATTTAGAGCTCTTAAAATGTTCTTGaagatttattaattattaattttgggGGTCATTTGGCTCTTTCCTGTAGGAATCTACGTTTGTGCTGACTGTGCTGAATATGGCCGTCCTTGGACCTCCTGGGTGGATACTTGCCCATGTAGAGGAATATAAATCCCGTGACTGATGGACGAGGCCCTGAATGCATCGTCAACACGTGTCAAAGCCACTGTGCCCGCTTATAAAAGTGCCATTTGAAcctctttctgttttgttaacataataaaatgtttaattttcactttggcagtgtctgttgtttttaattacCTGGTGCAGTTCCGCCTCTCCACCAGTAGGTGTCAGAAGCTGGCGGCGGAAGTGAAACCTCTGTGTTTGCTTACAAACAGGCTGTATGGCGACAAGGCATCCATTCCTGCCATCTgtagggaatttctttaaattgtaaatcattACAGAGAGCTAAAGTGCCTTTGAATGCGCCATGAAGCCGCTGGCTGGGACCAAGAAGCGTCCGAAAGCAGCCGGAGCTGAGGCTGCTCTGTCTCTGCAAGAAGAGCTTGTTGCAGCGATACACGGAGCATTTGAAGTGGCTGTGGAGATCGCAGTTCGAGAGGTGACCAAGCTTGTAGGTCAGGCGACAGGAGACGTCTATGAAGAGATGCGACGGGAGAACGAGTCCCTCAAACAAAGACTGCAGAGAGCTGAAGCTTTGCTGGACTCTGCGCGCGTGGAGGAGGAAAGAGGTGGCAGCTCTCCTACAAAGCAACTCGTGAATGTCACTAACCGTGCAGATCAACCGCCTCATATTAAGTACAATCAAAAAAGTCCAAATCCTAAAGTGGGCGACGTCCACAGTCGTACGGGGATCAGAGGTCACAATCCTCCTGCAGGTCGCAGCCGTCCACACCAACTTCCTGAACCCCAACACACACCTGAGGAGCACAGATCAGAAGGTGACACGCAGACACAACATGTCAGTGATGCTGCTTCAGAGGAAAAAGGAGACGATGGATGTGCTGTTTCTTGTGATGCCTTGATTAAAGGTACTTAACAGTTTATGTGCAATATGACACATCTGCCTCATGGTAAACTGCACAGAAACTGCACGTTTATGAGTGCCAAATTGTAGTGACATGCAGTTGCAGCTGCATGTGTTACTGTCAGGACTGCTTAAGTGCAAACAGGTCCCTTCATTTATCTGTATATGTAGAAGGTAATATAATGGATGAGAGATACAAAATTTAAATTACACACTATGCTACAAACATCCAGCAAAAGCTTTAAAAATGGCAATCATCCATAATGAACACTTGGTTTATTTTGGTATCAAGAtcatcttattttgaaaattcacatgGCTCTAAAACACCTGTGGAAGAGACTCACGCACACCATCCAACtttgcaaaaataatgtttttaaggCTGCATCGTTTCAGTGACTAGACCTTAACGATGCagtattaaaatcattatttttgcaactctggcagtatacaagagTCTTTTGTACAAGTTGTATTCTTCTCGTACCTCTCCTACGTACCTGTTTGGAAATAGATGTGCAAAGTATccctttgttttgtgtctaaaaCACCTAAAATTCCTTTTGGTTAAAACAGCTACATTTGGGGATTACCATTGTTCTATTATATTAGGGTCACATTCTTTTGTTGATCCTTTTAAGTAATTTTTTCCATGTACACCAtcttaataaacacaaatggtTTGAGGACACCTATAGGAAGATCTGCCCCTGAATGTGCTTCTCATaacattcacagaaaatgtgCTCAATTTCTAATTCGTAAGAATCAGCACTTTACGAGACAATTTAAGGGatattttattatgtttcaGTAATTAATACAGTCTAATGTTACTGTGCTCACTCTTTGATCTTTTTTGTTCACAGAAGCCAGTGAAGAAAACtccattgtgtgtgtggtgagagtAGAAAGCATCAACCAGCCATGTCGAGACCTGGCGGGTCAAGAACGCCACTCGCCACCACCTCCCAGTGAGGATGAAGAGTTCACTTCAAAGCAGGTTACAGTAAAGCAGGAGAggcaagaagaggaggaagatgatttGGCTTGCTGCTTAGACTCAATCAAAGTGGAGGATTTTAGTCCGGAGTGTATGTCAGCGGCGCAGTCCAAAATGCTGGAGGAGTGGAAACCAGAAGTGCTGGATATTCAGAGCCAAGACTCCAGCGGTCCTCTGTCCTGCACCAGGCTGGCTCAGGGTAAGATGGAAAACAATGAGTGTCTGAAGCAAACACAAAATGTACCTTTGATAGCAAATGATTAAGTGGGGTTAACTGTTCTGATTGGCAATTTAATGGGTTATATTAATATTCAGTATCTTTATATCCTAAGTGTTCGGTGTTTCCACTCTAACACATCATTTAAACTTAATGATCTGATCAAATGTCctttcaaactgtttttaatgttaatagCATTAAGGTAAAAAGGTAAAAAGTTTCCTTCATTTTAACCTTACGATGACCACTGACCTGCGCAGATCTTCCATCTCTCTCCTCAGAGTTCCCAAACATCTTCCAAATGGCAGAACCAGCTCCCGTCCCAGAAGCCCCTCCACAGGTTTATGGAGTCCATGTGCGGACCAGCCGCAGCCTCAGCCACACCTTCACCAACCACCACACCTGCAAGTATTGTGGCCAGACATTCCACCTGCCCAGCTTGCTGCGGCGGCACTACGGCCAGTGCCAGCAGAAGCTC from Epinephelus fuscoguttatus linkage group LG3, E.fuscoguttatus.final_Chr_v1 includes:
- the avpi1 gene encoding uncharacterized protein avpi1; translation: MAEAPASTSPEDGLHVQWKLSSQRSRKSACSNIFTGVNLHQLHRLFRTAGDRDAEHRAKLVWRGMDADMEGAEDGKEEEGEDREEEAGLAQALVGLRVRARNKAGIRVEGHKDHKWLRTSGYLRIEEPLSGYTVEDEEADIAPRSGEFLAVTEEDIPENPNPFKPSSWRLGVMRHEGASHPERYLHRILH
- the si:ch211-284e13.5 gene encoding zinc finger protein 629: MKPLAGTKKRPKAAGAEAALSLQEELVAAIHGAFEVAVEIAVREVTKLVGQATGDVYEEMRRENESLKQRLQRAEALLDSARVEEERGGSSPTKQLVNVTNRADQPPHIKYNQKSPNPKVGDVHSRTGIRGHNPPAGRSRPHQLPEPQHTPEEHRSEGDTQTQHVSDAASEEKGDDGCAVSCDALIKEASEENSIVCVVRVESINQPCRDLAGQERHSPPPPSEDEEFTSKQVTVKQERQEEEEDDLACCLDSIKVEDFSPECMSAAQSKMLEEWKPEVLDIQSQDSSGPLSCTRLAQEFPNIFQMAEPAPVPEAPPQVYGVHVRTSRSLSHTFTNHHTCKYCGQTFHLPSLLRRHYGQCQQKLQQCYQQPADGSKRTRLQLYPPGCSPFQCTECNREFNRMENLKTHLRIHTGERPYTCSVCSKCFRHSGALTRHFRIHTGEKPYICGQCGKSFRNCGGLKFHQRSHSK